The sequence CCGGCCTTTTCCACGCATCGAAGACGCGCCCGTATGTCACGAACAGCGGACCTATCGACACGGAAAGTTCGCGCGCCAGGAGCATGGCGATCGGCTGCCGGCTCGCCGGATCATAGGTCAGTCGGCATGCTTTCCCGGTTCGATCCTCGAGAGTGTCCTCCCAGAGGAGGGAGATTTCGATCAGACCGGGCTTATGTTCGATCGCATATCCGCCGATGCGCCAGCGTCGGTCGGAGCCTGCCGTGAAGGTCTTGGTTTCGTCGCTGGTGACGGAAGTGTTGCCTATGCCGGCCGCGTAGCCCTGCGACGTTCCCTCTCCGCTCACCCTTGCACTGAAGCCGAACGGCGACGAGCGGGGGCTGACGGGGAGTTTCGTGATCAGTTCGACGGCCTGGGCCGTGTCGAACCTGTCGCCGTCCGCGACGAGCGCATCGACAAGCGCGTTGATGGCGAGCCGATCCTCAAGGCTGATGCGAACCATTCGGAAACCCCGCGCCGCGTGGCGAGGCGAAGGATCGCACGGGCATGTGCATTGTCCAAACGAAACGGGGCGCCCGAAGGCGCCCCGTGGGAACTTGCGGATAAGGGCGGCCGATCACTCGGCCGCGCCGGCCTCGGCGTCGTCGCCCTTGCCCTTGGCTTCGAGGTCCTCGCCGGTCGCCTGGTCGACGACCTTCATGGACAGGCGGGTCTTGCCGCGCTCGTCGAAGCCGAGCAGCTTGACCTTCACCTTGTCGCCTTCCTTGACGACGTCGGAGGGCTTGGCCACGCGCTCCTTGGCGAGCTGCGAGACGTGCACGAGGCCGTCCTTGGCGCCGAAGAAGTTCACGAAGGCGCCGAAGTCGACGACCTTGACCACCGTGCCCTCGTAGATCTGGCCGATCTCCGGCTCGGAGGCGATGGACTTGATCCAGTTCAGCGCCGCCTTGATCGACTCGCCGGACGCCGAGGCCACCTTCACGGTGCCGTCGTCCTCGATGTTGATCTTGGCGCCGGTCTTCTCGACGATCTCGCGGATAACCTTGCCGCCCGAGCCGATCACTTCGCGGATCTTGTCGACCGGGATCTGGATCACTTCGATGCGCGGGGCATGCTCGCCGAGCTCGGCGCGGGCGCCGGTCAGCGCCTTGCTCATCTCGCCGAGGATGTGCATGCGGCCTTCCTGGGCCTGGCCCAGCGCGACCTTCATGATCTCCTCGGTGATGCCGGCGATCTTGATGTCCATCTGCAGGGCGGTGACGCCCTTGTCGGTGCCAGCCACCTTGAAGTCCATGTCGCCGAGATGGTCCTCGTCGCCGAGGATGTCGGAGAGCACGGCGAACTTCTCACCCTCGAGGATGAGGCCCATGGCGATGCCCGCCACCGGACGGCGCAGCGGCACGCCGGCATCCATCAGCGCCAGCGAGGTGCCGCAGACGGTCGCCATGGAGGAGGAGCCGTTCGACTCCAGGATCTCCGAGACGGCGCGCAGCGTGTAGGGGAACTCGTGCGCCGGCGGCAGAACCGGGTGCATGGCGCGCCAGGCGAGCTTGCCGTGGCCGATTTCGCGGCGGCCGGGCGAGCCCATGCGGCCGGTCTCGCCGACCGAGAAGGGGGGGAAGTTGTAGTGCAGCAGGAAGCGCTCCTTGTAGGTGCCTTCCAGGCTGTCGATGTACTGCTCGTCCTCGCCGGTGCCGAGGGTGGCGACCACGAGGGCCTGCGTCTCGCCGCGGGTGAACAGCGCCGAGCCGTGGGCGCGCGGCAGCACGCCGACCTGCGACAGGATCGGGCGGACGGTGCGGGTGTCGCGGCCGTCGATGCGCACGCCGTCGTCCAGGATGGTCCAGCGAACGATCTTGGCCTCGAGCTCCTTGAGCACCTCGCCGAGCACCTGCGTGTCCGGCACGGCCTTGCCCTCGGCGGCGAGCGCGGCGTAGTGCGCCTTCGCCTTGGACTTGGCGGCGCCGACCGCCTCGTAGCGGTCCTGCTTGCGGGCGATCTTGTAGGCGGCGCGCAGATCGGCCTCGATCAGGGCGCGCAGCTCGGTCTCGAGCGCGGAGTGATCCGGCGCGGCGAAGTCGCGCGGCTCCTTGGCTGCCTTCTCGGCGAGGCGGATGATCGCGTCGATGACCGGCTGGAAGTGGCGGTGGCCGAACATCACGGCGCCGAGCATCACGTCCTCGGCCAGTTCCTTGGCTTCGGACTCGACCATCAGCACGGCGTCGGCGGTGCCGGCGACCACGAGGTCGAGGGCGGATTCCTTCACCTCGTCGACGGTCGGGTTCAGCACGTACTCATTGTCGATGAAGCCGACGCGGGCGGCACCGACCGGGCCGAGGAACGGCACGCCGGACAGGGTGAGCGCGGCCGAGGCGGCGACCAGCGACACGATGTCGGGATCGTTCTCGAGATCGTGCGACAGCACGGTCACGACGACCTGGGTGTCGTTCTTGTAGCCGTCCGGGAAGAGGGGGCGGATCGGGCGGTCGATGAGGCGGGAGACCAGCGTCTCCTTCTCGGACGGACGGCCCTCGCGCTTGAAGTAGCCGCCGGGGATGCGGCCGGCCGCGTAGGCCTTTTCCTGGTAGTTGACGGTCAGCGGGAAGAAGTCCTGGCCGGGCTTGGGCGCCTTGGCGGAGACGGCGGTGGCGAGCACGGTGGTGTCGCCATAGGAGGCGAAAACGGCGCCGTCGGCCTGGCGCGCCATGCGGCCGGTCTCGAGGACGAGCGTGCGCCCGCCCCAGTCGAGTTCCTCGCGGTGGATGTCGAACATGTCTGTCTCTGGCTTTCCGAAGCGGGGCCATGGGCAAGACGGCGAGAGGTTCGGGCGGTGGCGCCTTCAACGAGGCGGCTTCACGAGACCCGAGTCTCCGGCGATCCTGCCATGGCGCGCCGCTTCACTATCGGTCGCGGCGAGCCCCATGCCCGCCGCATCTTGCGTCTTCAGCGCGACGGGTCATCCGCCCGCGCCGTCTTTCAGCACGCGAGGCCCGCACCGGCACGGCGCGAGCCTCGCATCTCAGATCAGCGGCGGATGCCCAGGCGCTGGATCAGCGACTTGTAGCGGGCTTCCTCGGTCTTCTTGAGGTAGTCGAGAAGACCACGACGGGCCGACACCATCTTGAGCAGGCCGCGGCGGGAATGGTTATCCTTGGCGTGGCCCTTGAAGTGGCCGGTCAGGTTGGCGATGCGCTCGGTGAGGATCGCAACCTGTACTTCCGCCGAGCCGGTGTCGTTCGGCTTGGTGGCGTATTCCTTGATGAGCGCCTGCTTGCGCTCGGCAGTGATCGACATCGGAAACTCCTTTTCCATAAGGGAGGGGATGAAGAAGCGCTTGCGCGCCGCTTCGGGCCATTGACGCGGGCCGAGCCGGGATGTCGTCCAGCACGGTCGATGCGACAATGGGTTCGCGCGGACGAGAGTCCGCAACGCGGGCGCAACATACACGAAAACGCCAGAGTGGCTAGGGGCGTGTATCAGCGCCCGGCGGGCGGGGCCGCCACCCCTCGGCGCGGGGCCCTCAGGGCGCGATTTCCAGCAGGGCAATGCGCTCGCCCTCCAGCGTGAAGGCGTAGCGCAGATCGACCGGGCTGCCGGGAAAGTTGCCCGTGACACGCGCTGTCACGATCAGCCGGTTGCCGTCGCGTCGTACGGCGACGGGTTCGCTGGTGTAGTTGTACCTGGACGACGCCTTTGCCTTCCAGCCGGCAATGGCATCGTGGCCGCGATGAAACTGCCCTTCGTCCTTCACCGCGCCGTCCGGGGTGAAGCAGCGGGCAATGGCGGCGCCGTCCTTGCCGTCGGCGTCGAAATAGGCGGCGATCGCCGCAGGAAGCTCGATGCTCATGGGGGACTCCGTTCGCGGCGCGGCGAGGGCCGCGCGTTTGCTTCGCGCCAGAGTTGGAACTACACATACCAAATGGCAAGTACGCACGAAAAAGTAAGCCTATTACCCGCGAGTGAGCCGGTCGCCCATACGCGGGAGAGCGCCGCCTCCGGCGTCGAGCAGGCCCTGAAGCTGCTGGAGGGCCGGTGGAAGCTGGTGATCCTGTTTCACCTGTTCGGCGGGCGGGTATTGCGCTTTTCGGATCTTGAGAGGGCCATTCCCGCCATTTCGCAGAAGATGCTGGCCCAGCAGCTTCGCCGGATGGAAGCGGACGGCGTCGTGCGCCGGGTCGTTTACCCGCAGGTACCGCCGAAAGTGGAATACGCGCTTACGGACTGGGGGCAGGCGCTGTGCCCGGCGCTCGACGCGCTGCTGAACTGGGCGGCGGCGCGGCCGCAGGCTCAGTTCGATGTCGCGTCCCTGACCCCGGCGGCGCCCGGCGGGAAGGCCGAGACGGCCGGATGATGGCGGGCGGGCGCTGGCGCCCGCCCCGGCCTCACTTCCCCGAATGGAAGATGCGCTTGGGGTGGATCTCGCCGGCCTCGGCCTCGCCGAGCGCCACCAGCCGCCCGCCGGCGGTGATAGCGACCGGGCCTTCGAGGATCGGCGCGTCGCGCCCGCGCAGGATGATCGGCTGGCCATGAGCGAGGCGCGAGGCCTCGGCCGGGCTGACCCGCAGCGAGGGCAGCGTGTCGAGGCCGATCTCCACCGGGCGCAGCGCGTACATGGGCGGAGCGTCGTCCATCGCTTCGGAAACCTCGCGCAGCTTCGCCAGCGGAATCAGCTCCTCCTCGGGGAAGGTGCCGACGCGGGTGCGGCGCAACGCCGAGATATGGCCGCGCGCGCCCAGCGCCCGGCCGAAATCGCGGGCGAGCGAGCGCACATAGGTGCCCTTGCCGCACTCGGCCTCGAACACGGCGTGGTCGGCGTCCGGCTGCTCGACCAGTTCGAGCGAATGGATCACCACGGTGCGGGCGGCGAGTTCCACCTCGATGCCGTCGCGGGCGAGGTCATAGGCGCGCTCGCCGTTGATCTTCAGCGCCGAGAAGCACGGCGGCACCTGCTCGATCTCGCCGCGGAAGGCCGGCAGCAGGTCGAGGATCGCCTCGCGCGTCGGCCGGCTGTCGGAGGTGACGACCGGCTGGCCCTCGCTGTCGTCGGTGTCGGTCTCGACGCCCCAGCGCACGGTGAAGCGGTAGACCTTGCGCCCGTCCATGACGAAGGGAACGGTCTTGGTGGCCTCGCCCAGCGCGATCGGCAGGCAGCCCGAGGCGAGCGGGTCGAGCGTGCCGGCATGGCCCGCCTTCTTGGCCTGGAACAGCCACTTCACGGCGCCGACCGCCTGGGTCGAGGTCATGCCGACCGGCTTGTCGAGCAGCACCCAGCCATCGACGTCGCGCTTGGGGCGGCGCTTCTTGGGCGCCTCCTTGGCAGCTTCCCGGGCGGCTTCCTGGGGAACGGTGTCGGCGGGGTGCAGGGTTTCCTGGTCGAGCGGGGCGTTCATATCTCGTCCTCTTGATCGGGTTCGTCGCCGTCGAGGTCGCGCTGCACCTGCGGCGAGCGCAGCAGCGCGTCGATGCGGGCGCCTTCCTCGAAGGAGGTGTCGATGCGGAACCGCAGATCGGGGACGAATTTCAGCTCGACCCGGCGGGCGATTTCCCCGCGCAGCGGCTTGGCGTTGGTCGCCAGCGCGTCGATCGCCGCCTTCGGGTCCTTGCCGCCGAGCGGCATGACGAAGCAGGTGGCGATCTTGAGGTCCGGGCTCATGCGCACCTCGGGGACCGTGATCATCACCCGGGTCAGGGCCGGATCGGGCAGGTCCCCGCGCGAGAGGATCTCGGAGAGGGCATGGCGCACCAGTTCGCCCACGCGAAGCTGGCGCTGGCTCGGGCCGGAGCCCGAGGCCGCTTTGTTCTTCATGATGTTCAAACCTTCATGGCCCCCGCCCGCGAAACGGGATGACGGGGCCGGCCTCGACCGGAGCGAGCGGGCTTGGACCGCTCGTTCCCGTGGATGTTGCGTCCCGGCGGGACGCGAGGCCCCCCGCGTGCGGGGAGCCCCTGATGGCGCCGCGACGGAGTCGCGAGCGTCAGAGCGTGCGCTGCACGACCTCGACGCGGTAGCACTCGATGACGTCGCCGGCGCGCATGTCCTGGTAGTTCTCGAAGGACATGCCGCATTCCTGGCCGGCCTGCACCACGTTGACCGCATCCTTGAAGCGGTTGAGCGTGGCGAGCTTGCCCTCGTGGATCACGACGTTTTCGCGGATCAGGCGGACATGCTGGCCGCGTTCCACCGTGCCGTCGGTGACGAGGCAGCCGGCGACCTTGCCCACCTTGGAGACCGCGAAGATCTCCTTGATGACGGCATTGCCGAGCATGGTCTCGCGGTTGATCGGGGCGAGCAGGCCGCCCATCGCCGCCTTCACGTCATCCACGAGGTCGTAGATGATGTTGTAGTAGCGGATCTCGATGCCGGCACGGTCGGCCGCGTCGCGGGCTTCCTTGTTGGCGCGCACGTTGAACGCGATGATCGCCGCGCCGGCCGTCTCGGCCAGCGTCACGTCGCTCTCGTTCACGCCGCCGGCGCCGGAGTGGATGATCCGGGCCTGCACCTCGTCGGTGCCGAGCTTCTCCAGCGAGGAGATGATCGCCTCGACCGAACCCGACACGTCGCCCTTGATGATGAGCGGGAATTCCTTCCGGCCGGCCGTCTTGGCCTGGCTCATCATCTGCTCCAGCGAGCCGCGGACAGTGGCGGAACGTGCCGCCGCCTTCTCGCGCTTCTGGCGCTGGCGATAGTCGGTGATCTCGCGGGCGCGGGCTTCGCTCTCGACCACCGCGAGGCGGTCGCCCGCCTCCGGCGTGCCGTTGAAGCCGAGCACCTCGACCGGGAAGGACGGGCCGGCGGTGGCGACATTGGCGCCCTTGTCGTCGATCAGGGCGCGCACGCGGCCGAACTCGGCGCCGGCGACCACGATGTCGCCGACACGCAGCGTGCCGCGCTGGACGAGGACGGTCGCCACCGGGCCGCGGCCACGGTCGAGCTTGGCCTCGATGACGGTGCCTTCCGCGACGCGGTTCGGGTTCGCCTTGAGGTCGAGCACTTCCGCCTGAAGGGTGATCGCCTCCAGCAGCTTGTCGAGATTGGTCTGCGCCTTGGCCGAGACCTCGACCTCGAGCGTGTCGCCGCCGAGGCTTTCCACCTGGACCTCGTACTGCAGCAGTTCGCTGCGCACGCGCTCCGGCTTGGCGTCGGGCTTGTCGACCTTGTTGATCGCCACGATGAGCGGCACCTTCGCCGCGCGGGCGTGGTTGATCGCCTCGATGGTCTGGGGCATCACGCCGTCATCGGCCGCCACCACCAGCACCACGATGTCCGTCACCTTGGCGCCACGGGCGCGCATGGCGGTGAACGCGGCGTGGCCGGGCGTGTCGATGAAGGTGATCTTGCCGCCGAGCGGCGAGGTGACCTGATAGGCGCCGATGTGCTGGGTGATGCCGCCGGCCTCGCCGGACACGACATTCGCCTTGCGGATGGCGTCGAGCAGCGAGGTCTTGCCGTGGTCGACATGGCCCATGATGGTGACGACCGGCGGGCGCGACACCAGTTCCTCGGCGGTGTCGGCCGTGTCGAACAGGCCTTCCTCGACGTCGGATTCGGCGACGCGGCGCACGGTGTGGCCGAGTTCCTCGGCGATCAGCTGGGCGGTGTCGGCGTCGATCACGTCGGTGATCTTCACCATCTGGCCCTGCTTCATCAGCAGGCGGATGACGTCCACCGCGCGCTCGGCCATGCGGTTGGCGAGCTCCTGGATGGAGATCGTCTCCGGGACCGTGACCTCGCGGGCGATCTTTTCCTTGGTCTCGACATGGCGATGGCCGCTCATGCGCTGGGTGCGGCGGCGGAACGCCGCAACCGAACGCTGGCGCTCGTCGTCGCCCGATTGGGCGGTGACGACGGTGAGGCGGCCGCGATTCTTCTCGGCGCCGGCCGCCGGGCGGGTCGGCTTGGCCGGTGCGGCCGGACGCGCCGGGGCGCCGCCGGGACCGCGACGGACGGGACGGCGATCGTCCTCCTCGGCATCCATCTGCGGGCCGCGCGGCGTGGCGACGCGCGGGGCGCCGGCGACCGGGGCGGCATTGGCGGCCGGAGCGGAGGTGGAGGGCTGGGCCGGGCGGGAAGGCGCGGCGCCGGCCGCCGGAGCGGCCGAGGCGTCCTCGCCGAAGCGCTTGCGCGCCTCCTGCTCGGACTTGCGGCGGGCTTCCTCGTCGAAGGCGCGGCGCGCGTCTTCCTCGCGCTTGCGGGCCTCGGCGGCGTCGCGCTCGATCTTCTCGCGCGCTTCGCGCTCGGCGCGGCGGCGGGATTCTTCCTCGGCGTTGCGGCGCTCCTCGGCCTCGCGCAGGCGGGCATCCTGCAGCGCGGCGGTGCGGGCGCGGGCCTCCTCCTCGGTGAGGGTGCGCAGCACCACGCCGCCGGGGCGCGAGCCCTGGGGGGCGGGGCGCGGGGAGGAAAGATTGGCGCCCGGAGCCGGCTGGGTGCGCAGCGGCGGACGGCCGCCCTGCGGCTGCGGCGGCTGGGCCGGACGCGCTGCCTGCGGAGCGGCGGGAGCGGATGCCTGCGGAGCGGCAGGCGCAGCCGAGGGGGCCTCGGGCTTGTCGCCCGGGCCGAGCACACGGCGCTTAACCTTCTCCACCACGACGGACTTGGACCGTCCATGGCTGAAGCTCTGGCGGACGACGCCCTGCTCGACAGGTCGCTTGAGCGTGAGGGTCTTGCCCCCCTGGCCGGATCCCTGGCCAACGCCCACCGTCTTCTCGCCCGGGTTCTTCGTATCGTTCATTCGATATCCGTTCCTGTGCCGCCCCGCCTCATGCGGGAAGGCGTCACTTCCGTCCGCCAGCCTGCTTATTCGGCACGCCAGCCTTCGAGTCTTCTTATGCGCGCGAGGAACCCCGCGCTCGTCGGATGCGCGAGCAGCGCAGCATGTACCACATTTGACCGCCCGAGCGCCAAGTCCAATTGCACCCCGGCGAGGGCGTCGACGCGGGCGATCTCGCGACCGGCCGCCTCGGCGATCCGCCGGGCCAGCGCGTCGAGCTTGGCCGTCCCGTCGGGAGCGGCCTCGCCCGAATGCACCAGCACGGCGGCCTTTCCGCTCTGCAACGCCTCGATCACCTTGGCGTTGCCGGCCACCACCTGACCCGCCTTGTTGGCGAGGGCGAGGGCGGCGATCACGTCCTTCTCCAGCAGCTGCCCGACCAGATCGGCCAGCGCCGGCTCGGCGCGGGCCGGATCGATCCGGACCTTGCCGCGGAAGGCGCGCGCGAACGCCTTCCTGCGGATCGCCTCGGCCAGCGCCGACCGCCGCGCGGTCACCCACGCGCCGCGCCCGGGAAGCCGGGCGTTGATGTCCGGCACCACCGTGCCGTCGGGCGCCACGACGAAGCGCAGCAATTCCTCCACCGGCCGCACCGTGCGGCTGGCGATGCACTGCCGGGCCGGGGCGCGGGCCGCGTCGGCGAGCCCCGCATCGGTCAGGCCGGCATCGTCCGCCCCGGCGTCCCCGGCGCCGGCCTGAGCCGTCGCGCTGAGTGCCGTCTCGTCCTGCACCGGCCCGTCCTCCCCTTCACCCGTCCGCACGATCGTCCGCGCGGTCCGCTCAGGCCTGCGTCTCGCCGGCCTCGGGTTCCTCGGCAACGTCCTCGGCCTCGCCAGCGGCGAGATCCTCGGCGGTGATCCAGCCGGCCTTGACGCGGGCCTGCATGATCAGGGCCTCGGCATCCTCGCGGGAGAGCTGGAAGCCCTCCAGCGCGCCGGCGACGCGCACGACTTCGCCGTCCTTGCGCTCGGTCCAGCCGACGAGATCGTCGGTGGCGCAGCCGGCGAGGTCCTCGACCGACTTGATGTCGTTCTCGCCGAACGCCACCAGCATCAGCGAGGTCACGCCCGGCACTTCCCGCAGCTCGTCCTCGACGCCGAGTTCCCGGCGGCGGGCGTCGAGATCGGCTTCGACCTGCGCCAGATGACCCAGCGCGCGGTTCTGCAGCTCCTGGGCGGTGTCCTCGTCGAGGCCCTCGATGCCGGCGAGCTCGCCCAGCGGCACATAGGCGATTTCCTCGACCGTGGCGAAGCCTTCGGAGGCGAGGAGCTGGCCCATCATCTCGTCGAGATCCAGCGCCTCGGCGAAGATCTTCGAGCGCTCGGCGAATTCCTTCTGGCGCCGCTCGCTTTCCTCGGCCTCGGTCATGATGTCGATGTCCCAGCCGGTAAGCTGGGAGGCGAGGCGCACATTCTGGCCGCGACGGCCGATCGCCAGGCTCAATTGGGCATCCGGGACCACGACTTCAATACGCTCGCGGTCCTCGTCGAGCACGACCTTGACCACTTCGGCCGGGGCGAGCGCGTTGACGATGAAGGTGGCCACATCCGGCGACCACGGGATGATGTCGATCTTCTCGCCCTGCAGCTCGTTGACCACGGCCTGCACGCGCGAGCCGCGCATGCCGACGCAGGCGCCGACCGGATCCACCGAGGAATCGCGCGAGGTGACGGCGATCTTGGCGCGCGAGCCGGGGTCGCGGGCGACCGCCTTGATCTCGACGATGCCGTCATAGATCTCCGGCACTTCCTGCGCGAACAGCTTCGCCATGAACTGGGGATGGGTGCGCGAGAGGAAGATCTGCGGGCCGCGCTGTTCGCGGCGCACATCGTAGACATAGGCGCGGATGCGGTCGCTGGTCTTGAACACTTCGCGCGGCAGCAGCTCGTCGCGGCGCAGCGAGGCCTCGCTGCGGCCGAGGTCGACGACGACGTTGCCGTATTCGACGCGCTTGACCGAGCCGTTGACGATCTCGCCGATGCGGTCCTTGTATTCCTCGTACTGCCGGTCGCGCTCGGCCTCGCGCACCTTCTGCACGATGACCTGTTTTGCGCTTTGCGCGGCAATGCGGCCGAAGTCGAAGGGCGGCAGCGTGTCGGCGATGGAGTCGCCGATCTGCGCGGCCGGGTTCAGGCGGCGGGCGCCGCTGAGCTCGATCTCGACCGCCGGGTTCTCGATCTGGTCGACCACCAGCAAATGGCGGGCGAGGCGCAGTTCGCCGGTGCGCGGGTTGATCTCCGCGTGAATGTCGGTCTCGGCGCCGTAGCGCGAGCGCGCCGCTTTCGCGATCGCGTCCTCCATGGCGGCGATGACGATGCTCCGGTCGATCGACTTCTCGCGCGCGACCGCGTCGGCGATCTGCAGGAGTTCGAGCCGGTTTGCGCTGACAACGGCCATCAGGGCGTCTCCTTCGCGATGGATTTGCGTTTGGCGTTGGATTTCTTGCCGGGCTTGGCGGCGCCCTTGGGCTTGAGCATCGGGCCGGGGGAGGCCTTGGCCTTCGGCTTGCCGCGCACCGGCATCTTCTTCGGCGGGACGACGCGCTGGGCGAGGCTCTCGTCCGCCTCCTCGCCATCCTCGTCGTCGAGCGGCACGTCGCTGAGATCGGCGCCGTCCACCTCGTCCTCTTCGAGCCCCGCGCTCTCGCGCAGCGCCTTGTCGCGGCGCAGCGCGTCGCGGATCAGCGCGTCGGTCATCACGAGGCGGGCCTCGCCGATATCGGCGATGGGCAGGGCCACGGTGTCGGGCGTGTCGGCGGGAGCGTCGGGCAGGCGCACCAGCGCCTCCGCGCTTTCGCCTTCCCCGCCCCGCGTGCCAACGAGAATGCCGCGGAAGCGCTTGCGCCCGTCCACCGGCACGGCCATCTCGACCTTGAGGTCGTGGCCGGCCCAGCGCTCGAAATCGGAAACGCGCACCAGCGGCCGGTCGATGCCGGGCGAGGACATTTCCAGATTATAGGCGCCGGTGATCGGGTCCTCGACGTCGAGCACCGGCGAGATGGCACGGCTCGCCGTCTCGCATTCGTCGATGCCGAAGCCGCCATCGGGGCGTTCGGCCATGATCTGAAGGGTCGGCGGGCTGCCGCCGGAGATCTTCGCCCGCACGAGGCGGAAGCCGAGGCCCTCGAGAACCGGGCCGACAATGGCGGCGACCCGCGCCGCCGGCCCGGACTCGGTCACGAGACGCGGTTCGTCGAGCCGGCCTTCCGGCGTGCCGCTGGCGTTGGTGGCGTGGGCTTCGTGTTCGCTCATCGTCCTCGTCGGATCGCGTGCCGATCCGCAATGAAAAAAGAGCGGGCTCCGGAGGCGGAACCCACTCTCAACCGACCGGATCGTCGTTTGTGAGATCGTTGAATGGGGGGCTTATACAGCCAAACCGCCTTTGCGCGCAAGCGGCGGCAACCCGGCGCCCGGCCGGCCGCCGCCTGCGGCCGGGGCGGTCCCTTGCCGGCGGCGCGGCGCCGTCGCATAAGCGCCTCATGTCCCGCCTGCCGACCGATCCTGCGCCCGACGGGGCGCTGCGCGAGCGTGCCCCTGCAAAGGTGAACCTCACCTTGCGGGTGCTCGGCCGGCGCGCCGACGGCTATCACGATCTGTCGAGCCTTGTCGCCTTCGCCGGCACCGGCGACCGGCTGGCGCTCGCGCCGGGTGCCGGGCTCTCGCTGGCGCTGGCCGGGCCGGGCGCCGCCACGCTGGCGGCCGACGCCGACAATCTCGTGCTGCGCGCCGCGCGCCACCTTGCCGAACGCGTGCCCGGGCTCCTCGCCGGACGCTTCACGCTGGACAAGCGGCTGCCGGTCGCCTCCGGCATTGGCGGCGGCTCGGCCGACGCGGCGGCGGCGCTCCGGCTGCTGGCGCGGGCCAACGAGCTCGCCGCGGGCGATCCCCGGCTGTTCGAGGCGGCGCTGGCCACCGGCTCGGATGTGCCCGCCTGCCTGTTCGGGCGCTCCTGCCTGATGGAAGGGCGCGGCGAGGCACTGGCGCCGGTGGCGTTGCCCCGTTTCGGCGCCGTGCTGGTCAATCCGCGCCTGCCGGTGGCGACCGCCGACGTCTTCCGGGCGCTGGCGCTCGCGCCCGCCA comes from Ancylobacter sp. TS-1 and encodes:
- a CDS encoding 4-(cytidine 5'-diphospho)-2-C-methyl-D-erythritol kinase; protein product: MSRLPTDPAPDGALRERAPAKVNLTLRVLGRRADGYHDLSSLVAFAGTGDRLALAPGAGLSLALAGPGAATLAADADNLVLRAARHLAERVPGLLAGRFTLDKRLPVASGIGGGSADAAAALRLLARANELAAGDPRLFEAALATGSDVPACLFGRSCLMEGRGEALAPVALPRFGAVLVNPRLPVATADVFRALALAPATRRAEASPSPSGASRAMLLEWLRAEPNDLEAPARRLVPALDTVEAALATTPGVLLVRMSGSGATMFALYADCRAAAAAARSVAGAHPAWWVKSTVLGGPGSTET
- the nusA gene encoding transcription termination factor NusA → MAVVSANRLELLQIADAVAREKSIDRSIVIAAMEDAIAKAARSRYGAETDIHAEINPRTGELRLARHLLVVDQIENPAVEIELSGARRLNPAAQIGDSIADTLPPFDFGRIAAQSAKQVIVQKVREAERDRQYEEYKDRIGEIVNGSVKRVEYGNVVVDLGRSEASLRRDELLPREVFKTSDRIRAYVYDVRREQRGPQIFLSRTHPQFMAKLFAQEVPEIYDGIVEIKAVARDPGSRAKIAVTSRDSSVDPVGACVGMRGSRVQAVVNELQGEKIDIIPWSPDVATFIVNALAPAEVVKVVLDEDRERIEVVVPDAQLSLAIGRRGQNVRLASQLTGWDIDIMTEAEESERRQKEFAERSKIFAEALDLDEMMGQLLASEGFATVEEIAYVPLGELAGIEGLDEDTAQELQNRALGHLAQVEADLDARRRELGVEDELREVPGVTSLMLVAFGENDIKSVEDLAGCATDDLVGWTERKDGEVVRVAGALEGFQLSREDAEALIMQARVKAGWITAEDLAAGEAEDVAEEPEAGETQA
- the rimP gene encoding ribosome maturation factor RimP: MSEHEAHATNASGTPEGRLDEPRLVTESGPAARVAAIVGPVLEGLGFRLVRAKISGGSPPTLQIMAERPDGGFGIDECETASRAISPVLDVEDPITGAYNLEMSSPGIDRPLVRVSDFERWAGHDLKVEMAVPVDGRKRFRGILVGTRGGEGESAEALVRLPDAPADTPDTVALPIADIGEARLVMTDALIRDALRRDKALRESAGLEEDEVDGADLSDVPLDDEDGEEADESLAQRVVPPKKMPVRGKPKAKASPGPMLKPKGAAKPGKKSNAKRKSIAKETP